In one window of Nakamurella sp. PAMC28650 DNA:
- the tsf gene encoding translation elongation factor Ts, whose product MANYSAADVKKLRELTGAGFMDCKKALEENEGDFDKAIEFLRIKNAKNASKRAERTTAEGMVAASGNALIELNSETDFVAKNQDFQDLANKIAAAAAATEGDVTVESVLAAPLGTGTVEDEITNAAGRLGEKLVLNRVAKFDGQTTVYLHKRSADLPPVIGVLVQYTGSDAETARGSAMQISAVPTTKYLSREEVPAEVLESEQRIAEGIAREEGKPEAALPKIVEGRVNGFYKAAVLGEQSWVRDSKMTVAKVLAGAGVDVTAFVRFEVGTA is encoded by the coding sequence ATGGCGAACTACAGCGCTGCAGACGTCAAGAAGCTCCGGGAACTGACCGGAGCCGGATTCATGGATTGCAAGAAGGCCCTGGAGGAGAACGAGGGCGACTTCGACAAGGCTATCGAGTTCCTCCGGATCAAGAACGCCAAGAACGCGTCCAAGCGCGCCGAGCGGACCACCGCCGAGGGCATGGTCGCCGCGTCCGGCAACGCACTGATCGAGCTGAACTCCGAGACCGACTTCGTCGCCAAGAACCAGGATTTCCAGGATCTGGCGAACAAGATCGCGGCAGCCGCCGCGGCCACCGAGGGCGACGTCACGGTCGAGTCGGTGCTGGCCGCTCCGCTGGGGACGGGCACCGTCGAGGACGAGATCACCAACGCGGCAGGACGACTCGGAGAGAAGCTCGTCCTGAACCGGGTCGCCAAGTTCGACGGCCAGACCACGGTGTACCTGCACAAGAGGTCCGCCGACCTCCCGCCGGTCATCGGGGTCCTCGTGCAGTACACGGGCAGCGACGCCGAGACGGCCCGCGGCTCCGCCATGCAGATCTCCGCGGTCCCCACCACCAAGTACCTCTCCCGCGAGGAGGTGCCCGCCGAAGTGCTCGAGTCCGAGCAGCGCATCGCCGAGGGCATCGCTCGCGAGGAGGGCAAGCCGGAGGCGGCACTGCCCAAGATCGTCGAAGGCCGGGTCAACGGGTTCTACAAGGCCGCGGTCCTCGGCGAGCAGAGCTGGGTCCGGGATTCGAAGATGACGGTCGCGAAGGTCCTGGCCGGCGCCGGCGTCGACGTCACCGCCTTCGTGCGCTTCGAGGTCGGCACGGCGTGA
- the frr gene encoding ribosome recycling factor: MIDETLFDAEEKMEKAVLVAKEDLSSLRTGRANPNTFSRIVIDYYGATTPLQQMASITIPEARMAVIKPYDQSQLGSIERAIRDSDLGVNPSNDGNIIRIIFPQLTEERRRSMGKVARAKGEDAKVSVRNIRRKAKETLDKAVKDGDTGEDEGARAEKELQIVTDRYTASIDELVRHKEAELLED; encoded by the coding sequence CTGATCGACGAGACGCTGTTCGACGCGGAAGAGAAGATGGAGAAGGCGGTCCTGGTCGCCAAGGAGGATCTGTCCAGCCTGCGGACCGGTCGGGCCAACCCGAACACCTTCAGCCGCATCGTCATCGACTACTACGGTGCCACCACCCCATTGCAGCAGATGGCCTCGATCACCATCCCCGAGGCGCGGATGGCCGTCATCAAGCCGTACGACCAGAGCCAGCTGGGGTCCATCGAGCGTGCGATCCGCGACTCCGACCTGGGCGTGAATCCCAGCAACGACGGGAACATCATCCGGATCATCTTCCCGCAGCTGACCGAGGAGCGCCGCCGCAGCATGGGCAAGGTCGCCCGGGCCAAGGGCGAGGACGCGAAGGTCTCGGTGCGCAACATCCGCCGCAAGGCCAAGGAGACCCTGGACAAGGCCGTGAAGGACGGGGACACCGGCGAGGACGAGGGTGCCAGGGCCGAGAAGGAACTGCAGATCGTCACCGATCGGTACACAGCGTCGATCGACGAGCTGGTCAGACACAAGGAAGCCGAGTTGCTCGAGGACTGA
- the pyrH gene encoding UMP kinase, translated as MTETETDRRPFRRVVLKLGGEMFGGGQVGVDPDVVSGVARQIAEVVGDGVQVAVVIGGGNFFRGAELNSRGMDRARADYMGMLGTVMNSLALQDFLEREHHLDTRVQTAITMGQVAEPYIPRRAQRHLEKGRIVIFAAGMGMPYFSTDTTAAQRALEINAEVVLMAKAVDGVFDADPRVVPDAKMFAEITHREVLERGLQVADATAFSLCMDNSMPIIVFNLLTDGNIGKAVRGERIGTLVSTPRSH; from the coding sequence ATGACCGAGACCGAGACCGACCGTCGCCCGTTCCGCCGGGTGGTGCTCAAACTCGGCGGTGAGATGTTCGGCGGGGGCCAGGTCGGCGTCGACCCGGACGTGGTCTCCGGGGTCGCCCGGCAGATCGCGGAGGTCGTCGGCGACGGCGTCCAGGTCGCGGTGGTGATCGGCGGGGGCAACTTCTTCCGCGGTGCGGAATTGAACAGCCGCGGCATGGACCGGGCCAGGGCCGACTACATGGGCATGCTTGGCACCGTCATGAACAGCCTTGCGCTGCAAGACTTCCTGGAACGCGAGCACCACCTCGACACGCGGGTCCAGACGGCCATCACGATGGGCCAGGTGGCCGAGCCCTACATCCCCCGGCGTGCCCAGCGACATCTGGAGAAGGGCCGCATCGTCATCTTCGCAGCCGGGATGGGCATGCCGTACTTCTCCACCGACACCACCGCAGCCCAGCGGGCCCTGGAGATCAACGCCGAGGTCGTCCTGATGGCTAAAGCCGTCGACGGTGTCTTCGACGCCGACCCGCGGGTGGTGCCCGACGCCAAGATGTTCGCCGAGATCACCCACCGGGAGGTGCTGGAACGCGGCCTGCAGGTCGCCGACGCCACGGCTTTCAGCCTCTGCATGGACAACTCGATGCCGATCATCGTGTTCAACCTGCTCACCGATGGCAACATCGGCAAGGCGGTCAGGGGCGAGAGGATCGGCACGCTGGTGTCGACTCCCCGTTCGCACTAG
- a CDS encoding phosphatidate cytidylyltransferase produces the protein MAIGVGLGLGLVVVVCLLLLREIFVLVVIAAVVASVWEMRATLATARGITITWIPVALGSAVTIALTWPYGHTAQMLGIALTSLAVMGWRFGRGADGYLADVSASIFLTIYLGLFATFATLMVAPHDGHARILAFLIMVVCSDTGGYAAGALLGRHPMAPTISPKKSWEGFTGSVVTAMAGGALSLSLMPALHHPWWQGAIIGLVLACVSTGGDLAESLIKRDLGVKDMGTLLPGHGGVMDRMDSLLPSAVVCWALLTLFVPV, from the coding sequence ATGGCGATCGGAGTCGGTCTCGGTCTCGGCCTGGTCGTCGTGGTCTGCCTTCTGCTACTGCGCGAGATCTTCGTCCTGGTCGTCATCGCGGCGGTGGTCGCCTCCGTCTGGGAGATGCGTGCCACGCTCGCCACGGCCCGCGGTATCACCATCACCTGGATCCCGGTGGCGCTCGGGTCGGCGGTCACCATCGCTCTGACCTGGCCCTACGGACACACGGCACAGATGCTGGGCATCGCCCTCACGTCCCTGGCGGTGATGGGGTGGCGCTTCGGCCGAGGGGCCGACGGCTATCTGGCCGACGTCAGCGCGTCCATCTTCCTGACGATCTACCTGGGACTGTTCGCCACCTTCGCGACGCTGATGGTCGCCCCGCACGATGGGCACGCCCGGATCCTGGCGTTCCTGATCATGGTGGTCTGCTCCGACACCGGCGGCTACGCCGCGGGCGCGCTACTGGGCAGACATCCGATGGCGCCGACGATCTCGCCGAAGAAGTCGTGGGAGGGATTCACTGGTTCGGTCGTCACGGCGATGGCCGGCGGTGCGTTGTCTCTCTCGTTGATGCCGGCGCTGCACCACCCCTGGTGGCAGGGGGCGATCATCGGGCTGGTGCTGGCCTGCGTGTCCACCGGGGGAGACCTCGCCGAGTCGCTGATCAAACGTGACCTCGGCGTCAAGGACATGGGCACCCTGCTGCCCGGCCACGGCGGCGTGATGGACCGGATGGATTCGCTGCTGCCCTCGGCAGTGGTCTGCTGGGCGCTGCTGACGCTGTTCGTCCCGGTCTGA